One window of Phycisphaeraceae bacterium genomic DNA carries:
- the polA gene encoding DNA polymerase I yields the protein MKTLYLIDGYAQFFRAYHAIRTPMTSPVTKEPTNMTFGFIGMLFRLLRGEGNLGGTPDYIALTLDVSGDRGTFRSQLYPDYKAHRPDPPEDLFPQVDRCLALLEAIGMPIIGAPEFEADDVIATLVAKLRKAHPDLKIRIISKDKDLKQLLRDAGPNEPGVELYDVHTDLAITASSLKAETGITPEQVIDMLTLMGDTVDNVPGVDGVGPKTAAQLIAQYGTLDALIADAANIKGKRGENIRAAIPMLPLSKQLVTLRTDAPADLDLNAARSQTLRLANLNPILKELGFNRYQTDLANLMGVPPPIMIPSPDVPNPATDRIAPKQTKQDDGGGLFGGTPSTPDDAPKQTKAPSKAAADAPPPVGGLFDFPAAAPTLSRPPTAGYACVRTKKDLDAVVKALQAAPIFAIDTETTSLSPRQAKLCGISIAIEPGAAWYIPVRSPTPSDHLDEATVLAALRPILEDPSKPKLGHNLKYDLLVLRAAGVELRGLTHPGSCDSMVASYLIDASRSSHSLDALSLALLNHTNISISELIGTGKDQRTFDTVPVDLATEYAAEDADVSLRLAHTMQPQLKAMGLTDLMQKLELPLVEVLAELEWNGITVDGNELERQRGRLQTRIDELAKAIQKAAMDTIGRGFNPDSPKQLAGVLFNKPDDEEPGLGLKVVKRTKTGASTDIEVLEKLAADPDITTTIPSLIVEYRQLTKLVSTYLVALKEAILPETGRVHASFHQTVAATGRLASSDPNLQNIPIRTDVGREIRKAFVAPPGRLLLTADYSQIELRLLAHLSQDPGLIEAFTRGEDIHTQVAAQIHNIPIKDVTKDQRSGAKMVNFGIVYGITAFGLARRLNIGNTEAAQIIDGYKRRFAGITTFLEECIAQARTHGYVETMMKRRRPIPDIDSTNPSRKAFAERTAINSVVQGSAADLIKLAMVDLHARLSPHASHLRGGKPPEVPGTLMLLQIHDELVFEVPREEGERARACIKQRMESAMTLSVPLVADASLSENWFEGK from the coding sequence ATGAAAACCCTCTACCTCATCGACGGCTACGCCCAGTTCTTCCGCGCCTACCACGCCATCCGCACGCCCATGACCAGCCCCGTCACCAAAGAGCCCACGAACATGACGTTCGGCTTCATCGGCATGCTCTTCAGGCTGCTGCGGGGTGAGGGCAATCTCGGCGGCACACCCGACTACATCGCGCTCACCCTCGACGTCTCCGGCGACCGAGGCACCTTCCGCTCACAGCTCTATCCCGACTACAAAGCCCATCGCCCGGATCCGCCCGAAGACCTCTTTCCGCAGGTGGACCGCTGCCTGGCGCTGCTCGAAGCGATCGGCATGCCGATCATCGGCGCGCCCGAGTTCGAGGCCGACGATGTCATCGCGACCCTCGTCGCCAAACTCAGGAAAGCCCACCCCGACCTCAAGATCCGCATCATCTCCAAGGACAAAGACCTCAAGCAGCTCCTCCGCGACGCAGGGCCGAACGAGCCGGGCGTCGAGCTCTACGACGTCCACACAGACCTTGCCATCACCGCTTCATCGCTCAAGGCCGAGACCGGCATCACCCCCGAGCAGGTCATCGACATGCTCACGCTCATGGGCGACACGGTCGACAACGTGCCAGGCGTTGACGGCGTCGGCCCCAAGACCGCAGCACAACTCATCGCCCAGTACGGCACCCTCGACGCGCTCATCGCCGATGCCGCCAACATCAAAGGCAAACGCGGCGAGAACATCCGCGCCGCGATCCCGATGCTCCCCCTCTCCAAGCAACTCGTCACACTGCGCACCGATGCACCGGCTGACCTCGATCTCAACGCGGCACGAAGCCAGACCCTGCGCCTGGCCAACCTCAACCCCATCCTCAAAGAACTCGGCTTCAACCGCTACCAGACCGACCTCGCAAACCTCATGGGCGTCCCGCCGCCCATCATGATCCCCTCACCGGATGTCCCGAACCCCGCAACAGATCGCATTGCCCCCAAGCAGACGAAGCAGGACGATGGTGGCGGCCTCTTCGGTGGCACCCCATCAACGCCGGACGACGCACCAAAGCAGACAAAGGCACCCTCGAAAGCCGCGGCCGATGCCCCGCCCCCTGTCGGCGGCCTCTTCGACTTCCCCGCCGCCGCCCCCACACTCTCCCGCCCCCCCACCGCCGGCTACGCGTGCGTCCGCACCAAGAAAGACCTGGACGCAGTTGTCAAAGCACTCCAAGCCGCGCCCATCTTCGCGATCGACACCGAAACCACCTCGCTCTCCCCTCGCCAAGCCAAGCTCTGCGGCATCTCCATCGCCATCGAGCCGGGCGCGGCGTGGTACATCCCCGTCCGCTCGCCGACACCATCGGATCATCTCGACGAGGCAACCGTCCTCGCCGCGCTCCGCCCCATCCTCGAAGATCCATCGAAGCCGAAGCTCGGCCACAACCTGAAGTACGACCTGCTTGTGCTGCGAGCGGCGGGTGTCGAACTCCGCGGCCTGACACATCCCGGATCGTGTGATTCGATGGTCGCGAGTTATCTGATCGATGCATCGCGATCGTCGCACTCACTCGATGCGCTGTCGCTCGCCCTTCTTAATCACACGAACATCTCGATCAGCGAGTTGATTGGCACGGGGAAAGATCAGCGGACGTTTGACACGGTACCGGTGGATCTGGCGACGGAGTACGCCGCGGAAGATGCGGACGTTTCCCTTCGCCTCGCCCACACCATGCAGCCGCAGTTGAAGGCGATGGGTCTGACGGACCTGATGCAGAAGCTGGAGTTGCCGCTCGTCGAAGTCCTCGCCGAACTGGAGTGGAACGGAATCACGGTGGATGGCAACGAGCTTGAGCGCCAGCGCGGCCGCCTCCAGACACGCATCGATGAACTCGCCAAGGCGATCCAGAAAGCCGCAATGGACACCATCGGCCGAGGCTTCAACCCCGACTCACCCAAGCAGCTCGCCGGTGTCCTCTTCAACAAGCCGGACGATGAAGAGCCGGGACTGGGCCTGAAGGTGGTGAAGCGCACCAAGACCGGCGCATCCACCGACATCGAGGTGCTGGAGAAGCTCGCGGCCGATCCCGACATCACAACAACGATCCCCTCCCTCATCGTCGAGTATCGCCAACTCACGAAGCTGGTAAGCACGTATCTCGTCGCGCTCAAGGAGGCGATCTTGCCGGAAACAGGGCGCGTCCACGCGAGTTTCCACCAGACGGTCGCCGCGACGGGGCGGCTGGCCTCCAGCGATCCGAACCTTCAGAACATCCCGATCCGCACCGATGTCGGCCGCGAGATCCGCAAGGCCTTCGTCGCCCCGCCGGGACGTCTCCTCCTCACCGCGGACTACTCGCAGATCGAGCTCCGCCTCCTCGCACACCTCTCACAGGATCCCGGCCTGATCGAGGCCTTCACACGCGGCGAGGACATCCACACGCAGGTCGCGGCCCAGATCCACAACATCCCGATCAAGGATGTCACCAAGGACCAGCGCTCCGGCGCGAAGATGGTCAACTTCGGCATCGTCTACGGCATCACGGCGTTCGGGCTGGCCCGCCGCCTGAACATCGGCAACACGGAAGCCGCCCAGATCATCGACGGGTACAAGCGGCGCTTCGCGGGGATCACGACATTCCTCGAAGAGTGCATCGCCCAGGCACGCACGCACGGATATGTCGAGACGATGATGAAGCGCCGCCGCCCCATCCCCGACATCGACTCCACCAACCCTTCGCGAAAGGCCTTCGCGGAGCGGACGGCGATCAACTCCGTCGTGCAGGGCTCCGCGGCGGACCTCATCAAGCTCGCGATGGTCGACTTGCACGCGCGGCTCAGCCCCCACGCCTCGCACCTGCGAGGCGGCAAGCCACCGGAAGTGCCCGGCACGCTCATGCTCCTCCAGATCCACGACGAACTGGTCTTCGAGGTGCCGCGTGAAGAGGGCGAGCGTGCCCGCGCATGCATCAAGCAGCGAATGGAATCAGCGATGACCCTGTCTGTACCACTTGTCGCGGATGCGTCGCTGTCGGAGAACTGGTTCGAGGGGAAGTGA
- a CDS encoding sigma-70 family RNA polymerase sigma factor, with protein MLSSLTTGFVARLRANDQAAWFELWQTFGPVIRAQLSKWGKGQIGSQTVQDLSQETLAALSDSIDRFDPTRGARFSTWLLAIAKHVLGDEMDRRNAQKRGGNRRATEIDERWMAGRFEGVDEAYEAAVFRAKVEAAIRMVERESDFTDFAIYRMRVLDGTSGKDVASSLGLSEPTISRRLAKIRDMLRRRLSQVVAMYSFTQDEASEAERNGLDLNPTKADDALFDESIAEIYHRQMELRRRDEEAARLGG; from the coding sequence ATGCTCAGTTCGCTGACAACCGGATTTGTGGCGCGCCTGCGTGCGAACGACCAGGCGGCGTGGTTCGAGTTGTGGCAGACCTTCGGGCCGGTGATCCGTGCCCAGCTCTCCAAGTGGGGGAAGGGGCAGATCGGTTCGCAGACGGTGCAGGACCTCTCGCAGGAGACGCTTGCGGCGCTTTCGGACTCGATCGATCGATTCGATCCGACGCGCGGGGCGAGGTTCTCAACCTGGCTGCTCGCGATCGCGAAGCACGTGCTCGGCGACGAGATGGACCGGCGGAACGCGCAGAAGCGGGGCGGGAATCGGCGCGCGACCGAGATCGATGAGCGTTGGATGGCGGGCCGTTTCGAGGGCGTGGACGAGGCGTATGAGGCGGCGGTCTTTCGCGCCAAGGTCGAGGCGGCGATCCGGATGGTCGAAAGAGAGTCGGATTTCACCGACTTTGCGATCTACAGGATGCGTGTGCTTGACGGCACGAGCGGCAAGGACGTTGCGAGTTCGCTCGGGCTTTCTGAGCCGACGATCAGCCGCCGGCTGGCCAAAATCCGGGACATGCTTCGTCGGCGTCTGTCGCAGGTCGTGGCCATGTATTCCTTCACGCAGGACGAGGCGTCGGAGGCGGAGCGAAACGGACTGGACCTCAATCCGACTAAGGCCGACGACGCCCTCTTCGATGAGAGCATCGCCGAGATCTATCACCGGCAGATGGAGTTGCGGCGTCGTGACGAGGAGGCCGCCCGTCTGGGCGGCTGA
- a CDS encoding GxxExxY protein yields MLHEALTEKIIGAAIEVHKNLGPGLLESAYEACLAHELVAMGLSFTRQKPLPLEYKGMVLEAGYRLDLVVEESVLLELKSVEKIEPIHEAQLMTYMRLSGLRVGLLINFNVLALHTGIKRRVR; encoded by the coding sequence CTGCTACATGAAGCCCTGACAGAGAAGATCATCGGAGCGGCCATAGAGGTGCATAAGAACCTGGGGCCGGGGCTGCTCGAATCGGCGTACGAAGCGTGCCTTGCACACGAGTTGGTTGCAATGGGACTCTCATTCACACGACAGAAGCCATTGCCACTCGAGTACAAGGGCATGGTACTGGAGGCTGGCTATCGACTCGATCTGGTTGTCGAGGAGAGCGTGCTATTGGAGTTGAAATCCGTTGAGAAAATCGAACCCATCCACGAGGCACAACTCATGACTTACATGCGGCTGTCCGGCCTTCGCGTCGGACTGCTCATCAACTTCAACGTTCTTGCGCTCCACACGGGTATCAAACGCCGTGTACGCTGA
- a CDS encoding HAD family phosphatase: protein MIHPHALRAVIFDFDGTLVDSEPIHGFATREGLAAAGIDLPVEEFLARWVGLPDVDCYVQVAADRGVVLDGDALERVRRTKNEVYERLALAGEVPLVAGAVTLIHRLCGVVPLAVCSAARRVEIEAALAKHDLLQRVRTIVAVEDVARSKPDPEGYLLTAARLGVEPAGCVAIEDTPRGVEAAIGAGMAVIGVAQTVSAVRLARATVVVPRLRDVDEELLRSVLRRETEMR, encoded by the coding sequence GTGATCCACCCCCATGCTCTCAGGGCCGTGATCTTTGACTTTGACGGGACGCTCGTTGATTCCGAGCCGATCCACGGGTTTGCCACGCGCGAGGGGCTGGCGGCGGCGGGGATCGATCTTCCCGTGGAGGAGTTTCTTGCCAGGTGGGTGGGTTTGCCGGATGTTGACTGTTATGTGCAGGTCGCGGCGGACCGGGGTGTGGTGCTCGATGGGGATGCGCTCGAGCGTGTGCGGCGCACGAAGAACGAGGTGTATGAGCGGCTGGCGCTTGCGGGCGAGGTTCCCCTTGTGGCGGGGGCGGTGACGCTCATTCATCGGCTGTGCGGCGTGGTGCCGCTGGCGGTGTGCAGCGCGGCGCGGCGTGTCGAGATCGAGGCGGCGCTTGCGAAGCACGACTTGTTGCAGCGGGTTCGGACGATCGTTGCGGTGGAGGATGTGGCGCGATCGAAGCCGGATCCTGAGGGGTATCTGCTTACGGCTGCGCGGCTGGGGGTTGAGCCGGCGGGTTGCGTGGCGATCGAGGACACGCCCCGAGGGGTTGAGGCGGCGATCGGCGCGGGGATGGCCGTGATCGGGGTGGCGCAGACGGTGAGCGCTGTGCGGCTTGCGAGAGCGACGGTTGTTGTGCCGCGGCTGCGGGATGTGGATGAGGAGTTGTTGAGGTCGGTTCTCCGGCGCGAGACGGAGATGCGCTGA
- a CDS encoding rod shape-determining protein, which translates to MWMDRIMGLFSVDMGIDLGTCNTLVSVRGQGIVLNEPSVVAVKKGTNQVLKDGQAVGWMAKEMLGKTPGSITAIRPLKDGVISDFEITEAMLKYFINKVNGKSRIFGPRVVISIPSGITAVEKRAVFDSSMRAGARMTYLIEEPLAAAIGAALPVAEATASMIVDIGGGTTEVAILSLADIAVCESVRVAGDDLDEAIINHMKRAYNMMIGEQSAERIKIEIGSAAPAGEPASMEVRGRDMISGLPRKTVITSDEVREALSEPVAAITEAVTRTLERAEPELAADLVENGIALAGGGALLRGLDKVLSKATGLGVRLADDPLTCVARGTCIFLENFEEWKDTLENDVSI; encoded by the coding sequence ATGTGGATGGACCGAATCATGGGACTGTTCAGTGTCGATATGGGCATCGACCTGGGCACGTGCAACACGCTCGTCTCCGTCAGGGGACAGGGCATCGTTCTCAATGAACCCTCCGTCGTCGCCGTCAAGAAGGGCACCAACCAGGTGCTCAAGGACGGCCAGGCCGTCGGCTGGATGGCCAAGGAGATGCTGGGCAAGACCCCCGGCTCCATCACCGCCATCCGTCCCCTGAAAGACGGCGTGATCTCCGACTTCGAGATCACCGAGGCGATGCTCAAGTACTTCATCAACAAGGTCAACGGAAAGTCGCGCATCTTCGGACCACGCGTCGTCATCTCCATCCCCTCCGGTATCACAGCCGTCGAGAAACGCGCCGTCTTCGATTCCTCCATGCGCGCCGGCGCCCGAATGACATACCTCATCGAAGAGCCCCTCGCCGCCGCCATCGGGGCCGCGCTCCCAGTCGCCGAAGCCACCGCCTCCATGATCGTCGATATCGGGGGAGGCACCACCGAGGTCGCCATCCTCTCGCTCGCCGACATCGCCGTCTGCGAGTCCGTACGCGTCGCCGGCGACGACCTCGACGAGGCCATCATCAACCACATGAAACGCGCGTACAACATGATGATCGGCGAGCAGTCCGCCGAACGCATCAAGATCGAGATCGGCTCCGCCGCACCGGCAGGCGAGCCCGCCTCCATGGAAGTCCGCGGCCGCGACATGATCTCCGGCCTCCCGCGCAAAACCGTCATCACCTCCGACGAAGTCCGCGAAGCCCTCAGCGAACCCGTCGCCGCAATCACCGAAGCCGTCACACGCACACTCGAACGGGCCGAGCCCGAACTCGCCGCAGACCTCGTCGAGAACGGCATCGCCCTCGCCGGAGGCGGCGCGCTCCTCCGCGGGCTCGACAAGGTCCTCTCAAAGGCCACAGGCCTCGGTGTACGACTCGCCGACGACCCGCTTACATGCGTCGCTCGCGGCACATGCATCTTCCTCGAAAACTTCGAGGAGTGGAAGGACACTCTCGAAAACGACGTCTCAATCTAA